A single Nitrospira sp. DNA region contains:
- the modB gene encoding molybdate ABC transporter permease subunit has translation MNWIAIWVTVKLAGLTALVLLLIGLPIAYWVSFSRWRWKFMVESVVALPLVLPPTVLGFYILLAIGPRSPFGRLYAELVGHPLPFTFEGLLLASILYSLPFAVQPFAAAFEQVDRRLIEASWTLGVSKLTTFFKLILPMSTAGLVTGVVLSFAHTMGEFGVVLMVGGNLEGTTRTVSIDIYDEVQALNYTGAAETALFLFVVSYAVLLLVYAVNRNVWAAWPQK, from the coding sequence GTGAATTGGATCGCGATTTGGGTCACGGTAAAGCTGGCTGGTCTCACCGCGCTCGTGCTGCTGCTCATCGGTTTGCCCATCGCCTATTGGGTCAGTTTTTCCCGGTGGCGCTGGAAGTTCATGGTCGAGTCGGTGGTGGCGCTTCCGCTGGTGCTCCCGCCGACTGTGCTCGGATTTTACATTCTGTTGGCCATCGGGCCCCGGAGTCCATTCGGCCGGTTGTATGCCGAACTCGTGGGCCATCCGCTTCCCTTTACCTTCGAAGGGTTGCTGCTCGCGTCCATTCTGTACAGCCTGCCGTTTGCGGTGCAGCCGTTTGCCGCCGCATTTGAACAGGTGGATCGGCGGCTCATCGAAGCGTCCTGGACACTCGGCGTGTCCAAACTGACGACGTTTTTCAAGTTGATCCTGCCCATGTCCACCGCAGGCCTGGTCACCGGAGTCGTGCTGAGTTTTGCGCATACGATGGGGGAATTTGGAGTGGTCTTGATGGTCGGCGGCAACCTGGAAGGCACGACGCGCACCGTCTCGATCGACATCTATGATGAAGTCCAGGCGTTGAACTACACCGGCGCCGCGGAGACGGCGTTGTTCTTGTTTGTGGTGTCGTATGCCGTGCTGCTCCTCGTCTATGCGGTCAACCGGAATGTGTGGGCGGCATGGCCGCAGAAATAG
- a CDS encoding TOBE domain-containing protein produces the protein MKLSARNQFQGTVTKITEGQAMAEVTVKVGNLEFVAAITEGSVKHMGLKTNDSVIVAVKATEVMIGK, from the coding sequence ATGAAACTGAGCGCGAGAAATCAATTTCAAGGCACGGTGACCAAAATTACGGAAGGGCAGGCGATGGCTGAAGTGACGGTCAAGGTCGGAAACCTTGAATTTGTGGCCGCCATTACGGAAGGCTCCGTCAAGCACATGGGGCTGAAAACCAATGATTCGGTCATTGTGGCGGTGAAGGCCACCGAGGTCATGATCGGAAAGTAA
- a CDS encoding VOC family protein, giving the protein MWLGFCGLLALSAPAWAGEESQSHAALPSSETASTQRSSSLSCLQDGGDQGARGVGQDAAPAQFEYIQIETSDIARHELFFEKILQAERRETIDHPQKDAIRGYCYRHVHVVIRQDVQHPRPTGWVQLNFEVPDARAVHAELSQISERSLPATMSEEERQQVVRFKLKPEVTRGHRKAVRLEVYGPEGFLIGFDQYTAAP; this is encoded by the coding sequence ATGTGGCTTGGCTTCTGCGGGCTCCTGGCGCTGTCCGCTCCGGCCTGGGCTGGAGAGGAATCCCAATCGCATGCGGCTCTGCCGTCTAGTGAGACCGCATCGACACAGCGGTCTTCGAGTCTGTCCTGTCTGCAGGATGGTGGCGATCAGGGAGCGCGAGGGGTCGGCCAAGATGCTGCGCCGGCGCAATTTGAATACATTCAGATTGAAACGTCGGATATCGCCCGGCATGAACTGTTTTTCGAAAAGATCCTGCAGGCGGAGCGCCGGGAGACGATCGACCATCCCCAGAAGGATGCGATTCGCGGCTACTGTTATCGACACGTCCATGTGGTAATCCGGCAGGATGTGCAACATCCCCGGCCGACAGGATGGGTCCAACTCAATTTTGAGGTGCCGGACGCACGGGCCGTGCATGCCGAATTGAGTCAGATCTCGGAACGGTCATTGCCCGCGACGATGTCGGAAGAAGAGCGGCAGCAGGTCGTGCGGTTCAAACTGAAGCCTGAGGTCACGCGTGGTCATCGCAAGGCCGTGCGCCTCGAAGTGTACGGACCTGAGGGGTTTCTCATCGGCTTTGATCAATATACAGCAGCGCCGTGA
- the modA gene encoding molybdate ABC transporter substrate-binding protein: MALILGMAIGAPLAQAGEVTIAAASDLNFAIKEVIEEYEKQSGHKVKLSLGSSGNFFAQLQQGAPFDLYFSADIGYPRKLEEAGLTVPGTLYRYAVGRVVVWAPKNSPLDVTKGLTVLREPSIKKIAIANPKHAPYGRAAVAAMEHGQVYGDVKDRLVLGENISQAAQFIESGACDVGIIALSLAMAPAMKSAGTYWEIPADHHAPLEQGAVIMKQSKNQDVAKQFLEFMKGERGQEIMVRYGFTLPS; this comes from the coding sequence ATGGCATTGATACTCGGAATGGCGATCGGGGCGCCCCTGGCCCAGGCGGGCGAGGTGACCATCGCGGCCGCCTCGGATCTCAATTTCGCGATCAAGGAAGTGATCGAAGAGTACGAGAAACAAAGCGGACATAAGGTGAAGTTGTCGTTGGGCTCGTCGGGTAATTTCTTTGCTCAGCTGCAGCAGGGAGCGCCGTTCGACCTCTATTTCTCAGCCGATATCGGCTATCCCAGAAAGTTGGAGGAAGCGGGGCTGACCGTACCGGGCACACTTTATCGTTACGCGGTCGGGCGGGTCGTGGTCTGGGCACCGAAGAACTCTCCGCTCGATGTGACGAAAGGGTTGACGGTCTTGCGTGAACCGTCGATCAAAAAGATCGCGATCGCGAACCCGAAACATGCGCCGTACGGCCGGGCGGCGGTTGCCGCGATGGAGCACGGGCAGGTTTATGGCGACGTGAAGGACCGGCTGGTACTTGGAGAGAACATCTCTCAAGCCGCACAGTTTATCGAATCCGGGGCCTGCGACGTCGGCATCATCGCCCTGTCGCTGGCGATGGCGCCTGCCATGAAAAGTGCGGGGACCTACTGGGAAATTCCCGCCGATCACCATGCGCCTCTGGAGCAGGGAGCGGTGATCATGAAGCAGTCGAAGAACCAGGATGTCGCAAAACAGTTTCTGGAGTTCATGAAGGGCGAGCGGGGACAGGAGATTATGGTTCGTTATGGATTCACGCTGCCGAGTTGA
- the modA gene encoding molybdate ABC transporter substrate-binding protein, whose product MRCDVCARTCVSGLLALILFVVFGAGAQPAPASAEETFVIAASPSLKDVLEKLGDGFERRHAGVKVQLFFASGLGLRQTIAGMENNMMGRYFIGSGPINLVAPGGDELITRLEGKYYVLPDGKRPYAADQLVLVVPESLVDAPESLDAVSRGNARLAVADRSRTRLGVQTQDVLQSLQLHESMKGRLDVATDSRGVVDHILSGQADVGIIYGHEAVRQQQRLRVAAVVEKGYQQTVHSMAMERYCPNRALCEEFLSYVQGAEGQAIVRQAGYAIPTGKAQ is encoded by the coding sequence ATGAGGTGTGATGTGTGTGCTCGGACCTGTGTCAGTGGGTTGCTCGCTCTCATTCTCTTCGTAGTGTTCGGCGCGGGTGCGCAGCCGGCGCCTGCTTCGGCTGAAGAGACATTTGTGATCGCCGCCTCCCCGAGTTTGAAAGATGTGCTCGAAAAGCTGGGAGACGGATTCGAACGACGCCACGCCGGAGTCAAGGTGCAGTTGTTCTTTGCCTCTGGATTGGGTTTGCGGCAAACCATTGCCGGGATGGAGAACAACATGATGGGCCGATACTTTATTGGATCCGGCCCCATCAATCTCGTGGCGCCTGGAGGAGACGAGCTGATCACGCGATTGGAAGGGAAATACTACGTGCTACCGGATGGGAAGCGGCCCTATGCCGCCGATCAACTGGTGCTGGTGGTGCCGGAGTCCCTGGTGGATGCACCGGAATCGCTCGACGCCGTCAGCCGAGGCAACGCGCGGTTGGCGGTTGCCGATAGGTCGCGAACGCGGCTGGGAGTCCAGACGCAGGATGTGCTGCAGTCCCTTCAGCTGCATGAGTCGATGAAGGGCCGCCTGGATGTGGCCACCGATTCCCGCGGCGTGGTGGACCATATTCTGAGTGGCCAGGCCGACGTGGGCATCATTTACGGTCACGAGGCCGTCAGGCAGCAGCAGCGGTTGCGGGTTGCGGCAGTGGTTGAAAAAGGCTACCAGCAGACGGTGCATTCCATGGCCATGGAGCGATATTGCCCGAACCGCGCGCTCTGCGAAGAATTTCTTTCCTACGTGCAGGGTGCCGAAGGCCAGGCCATTGTGCGCCAGGCCGGGTACGCTATTCCGACCGGCAAGGCGCAATAG
- a CDS encoding helix-turn-helix domain-containing protein codes for MSEKSKAEPPSNVVNSLRALRMAKGLSQGQLADGALITRQAVCAIEADQYLPTTAVALRLASVLGCHVEDIFSLKTTGELIEGDWVWPGLAVSAVQPRTRVKVAKIEDRFVVRPVAALGEMLNYTVPADGLIIGKAGSGARSAKSDRRVLVRLLRERQIVEREIAVAGCDPAINLASEYLHRHKDTSTVVGWSMGSAAALEALKRKEVHMAGLHILDAKTGESNLPYLRRHLQGDDYIVVTFAAWEEGLIVRAGNPKRICGVEDLTKAHVTLINREEGAAARMLLDQRLQALGIDSATVKGYGLAVSSHFEVARHIADGQGDAGIGVRSAAQIFGLDFVPLQQARYDLVLPKRYLSTHPGLSHLLDAIASRQFRTEVEALGGYDMTETGKVRSLRAG; via the coding sequence ATGAGTGAAAAAAGTAAAGCAGAACCGCCTTCCAACGTTGTCAACTCCCTTCGCGCCTTACGAATGGCCAAAGGTCTTTCGCAAGGCCAGCTTGCCGATGGCGCGTTAATTACTCGTCAAGCCGTGTGCGCCATCGAGGCAGATCAATACCTTCCGACCACGGCGGTCGCCCTGCGACTGGCCAGCGTGTTGGGCTGCCACGTGGAAGACATCTTCAGCCTCAAAACCACAGGCGAGCTAATCGAAGGCGATTGGGTTTGGCCCGGGCTGGCCGTCTCAGCGGTTCAGCCGCGAACCAGAGTCAAGGTGGCGAAGATCGAGGATCGTTTCGTGGTTCGTCCGGTGGCGGCGCTGGGTGAAATGCTCAACTATACCGTTCCCGCCGATGGTCTGATCATCGGCAAGGCCGGATCCGGGGCGCGTTCAGCCAAATCAGATCGTCGCGTGCTCGTCCGGCTGCTCCGTGAACGCCAAATTGTCGAGCGGGAAATTGCAGTGGCTGGCTGTGATCCGGCTATCAACCTGGCGAGCGAATATCTTCACCGGCACAAAGATACCTCCACGGTCGTGGGGTGGTCGATGGGCAGTGCGGCGGCGCTCGAGGCGCTCAAGCGCAAAGAAGTGCACATGGCCGGATTGCATATTCTCGACGCCAAAACAGGCGAATCCAATCTGCCGTATCTGCGGCGGCATCTCCAAGGCGACGATTATATTGTGGTGACGTTTGCCGCCTGGGAAGAAGGGCTGATTGTGCGAGCGGGGAACCCCAAGCGGATTTGCGGGGTGGAAGATCTGACCAAGGCACATGTGACGTTGATCAATCGTGAAGAAGGCGCTGCCGCCAGGATGTTGCTGGACCAGCGTCTGCAAGCACTGGGCATCGACAGTGCTACGGTAAAGGGGTACGGCCTGGCGGTCAGCTCGCATTTTGAGGTGGCGCGGCATATTGCCGACGGGCAAGGCGATGCTGGCATCGGCGTCCGGTCAGCCGCCCAAATCTTCGGCCTGGATTTTGTGCCCTTGCAACAGGCCCGCTATGACCTGGTGCTGCCGAAGCGTTATCTGTCGACGCACCCCGGCCTCTCGCACCTGCTTGACGCGATTGCCAGCCGCCAGTTCAGAACAGAAGTCGAGGCATTGGGCGGATACGACATGACCGAGACGGGGAAGGTGCGGAGTCTGCGGGCCGGGTAA